Proteins from a genomic interval of Phoenix dactylifera cultivar Barhee BC4 unplaced genomic scaffold, palm_55x_up_171113_PBpolish2nd_filt_p 000265F, whole genome shotgun sequence:
- the LOC120105351 gene encoding putative disease resistance protein At1g50180, with product MAEAVVSLVVQKLGDFLIQEAEFLYGVRGQVKWIQDELRGIQCFLKDADNKRKGNDERAKNWVRDVRDVACDAEDVVETFVLKIERRRRRRGFGGLVIRYALIFGELIACYKIGLDISEIKSRILDISDRRARYGIANIGESGGAGGSHADESVQARRRILPHVDDSDTVGFEDDRKAIVEQLLDPRNTRLCVISIVGMGGQGKTTLAKKVYNTGEIKRSFEKYAWISVSQDYSGTKIFKNIMRKIMGISEEELDRMEEDDLKEKLHEFLKDKRYLIVMDDIWSTEVWKKIVPAFPDAKIGSRIIFTSRLIDVAKSADPDSPPYELRFLDGQESWELFLRKVFPNQDVKTSCPENLEMLGRELVKRCGGLPLALVVLGGMLSKKDKNPVVWSKVKKSLKWEADKDGKQCLDVLALSYEDLPYDLKSCFLYLGCFPEDSEIRASKLIRLWTAEGFIPARERETLEETAADYLEELVQRCVVQVVERRSDGGVKTFRVHDLLRELCISEAKEARFADVYSTEDQTTSSASRRVALFHCSADHVLESLNSSSQFLRTLVGFNWHASTGPVDLRLHSLKLLRVIDLEGASLQELPEEIKSIIHLRYLGLRRTRVSDIPPSIGDLCYLQTLDVRRTPVRSLPDAFWKIRSLRHVFFSRACAIPIPRKICAAKNLQTLKEVRGGSWIEKQLPQLTNLQNLTILDVSDLDEMMLFNSLKNLSSLVSLALRGTLIPTDIIPALSGHEHLHALRLSGPMSKRPQLPNSNEFPQNLTKLTLQGSNLEVDPMATLEKLQNLRVLRLRFGAYAGKEMICSAGGFLQLQWLHLQGLRALENWRVEEGAMPGLIHLSIVDCNALKMLPQGLRYVTTLKELELVFMPATFRDRVRENGGEDWVAINHVSSIIIK from the coding sequence ATGGCTGAGGCTGTTGTTTCTCTTGTGGTGCAGAAACTCGGAGACTTCCTAATCCAAGAAGCCGAATTTTTGTATGGAGTCCGTGGCCAAGTCAAGTGGATACAGGATGAATTGCGGGGAATTCAATGTTTCTTGAAGGACGCTGACAACAAACGGAAGGGGAACGATGAGAGAGCGAAGAATTGGGTGAGAGATGTCAGAGATGTTGCTTGCGACGCTGAGGACGTCGTCGAAACATTTGTGCTCAAGATCGAGAGACGGCGGAGGCGGAGAGGCTTCGGGGGCCTTGTCATTAGGTATGCCCTTATCTTCGGTGAATTAATAGCTTGCTATAAAATTGGCTTGGATATTTCAGAGATCAAGTCAAGGATCCTTGACATCTCCGATCGTAGAGCTCGATATGGCATCGCCAATATAGGTGAAAGTGGGGGAGCAGGGGGGAGCCATGCAGATGAGAGTGTGCAAGCGCGGCGGCGGATATTACCACATGTTGATGACTCAGATACTGTAGGTTTCGAGGATGACAGGAAAGCAATTGTAGAGCAATTACTCGATCCGAGAAATACACGGCTTTGCGTGATCTCGATAGTTGGAATGGGTGGTCAGGGCAAGACTACACTTGCTAAAAAGGTTTACAATACCGGCGAAATCAAGAGAAGCTTTGAGAAATATGCGTGGATATCAGTTTCTCAGGACTATAGTGGGACAAAGATTTTCAAGAACATCATGAGGAAAATTATGGGAATTTCAGAGGAAGAACTGGATAGGATGGAAGAAGATGACTTGAAAGAGAAGCTGCATGAGTTCTTGAAAGACAAGAGATATCTGATCGTGATGGATGATATATGGAGTACAGAAGTATGGAAAAAAATTGTGCCAGCCTTTCCAGATGCGAAGATTGGAAGCAGAATCATTTTCACTTCACGTTTGATAGATGTTGCAAAATCTGCCGATCCAGATTCCCCACCCTATGAGTTAAGGTTTTTAGATGGACAGGAGAGCTGGGAACTCTTTCTTAGGAAGGTTTTTCCAAATCAAGATGTTAAAACGAGCTGCCCTGAGAACTTGGAGATGTTGGGTCGAGAACTTGTGAAAAGATGTGGTGGTTTGCCTCTTGCTCTTGTTGTGCTTGGAGGCATGCTAtcgaaaaaagataaaaatcctgTCGTATGGTCAAAAGTGAAGAAGAGCTTGAAATGGGAGGCAGACAAAGATGGCAAACAATGCTTAGATGTACTGGCTTTGAGCTATGAAGACCTACCTTACGACCTAAAATCATGCTTTCTCTATCTGGGTTGTTTCCCCGAGGACTCAGAGATCAGAGCTTCTAAACTCATTAGGTTATGGACTGCAGAAGGCTTCATTCCGGCAAGAGAGAGGGAAACTTTAGAAGAAACAGCGGCAGATTACTTGGAAGAGTTAGTCCAGAGGTGCGTGGTTCAAGTTGTGGAAAGGAGGTCTGATGGAGGTGTTAAGACCTTCCGAGTTCACGATCTCCTGCGTGAATTGTGCATATCGGAAGCAAAAGAGGCTCGATTTGCCGACGTTTATAGCACCGAAGATCAGACAACCTCAAGTGCTTCACGCCGTGTGGCTTTATTCCACTGCAGTGCTGATCATGTACTGGAGTCTCTTAATTCTTCTTCTCAATTCCTGCGCACTCTCGTAGGCTTCAATTGGCATGCAAGCACTGGCCCTGTAGACCTGAGGCTACACAGTCTGAAGTTACTGAGAGTGATTGATCTGGAAGGGGCGTCACTTCAGGAGCTGCCCGAGGAAATCAAAAGCATAATCCATTTGAGATATTTGGGGCTGAGAAGGACCAGGGTGTCAGATATTCCACCATCCATTGGAGATCTTTGCTATCTACAAACTCTTGATGTAAGGCGGACTCCTGTAAGGTCTTTGCCTGATGCATTTTGGAAGATTCGTTCACTAAGGCATGTATTCTTTAGCCGGGCTTGCGCGATCCCGATCCCAAGAAAGATCTGTGCTGCAAAGAATCTGCAGACCTTGAAGGAAGTACGTGGTGGATCATGGATTGAGAAGCAACTGCCACAACTGACCAACCTTCAGAACCTCACGATCcttgatgtttcagatttagaTGAAATGATGCTGTTTAATTCACTCAAGAACCTGAGTTCTCTAGTTTCATTAGCACTCCGAGGAACTTTGATCCCCACCGACATCATTCCGGCGTTATCAGGACATGAGCACCTTCATGCTTTGCGTCTAAGTGGACCTATGTCAAAGAGGCCACAATTACCCAACAGCAATGAATTCCCTCAGAACCTCACCAAGCTCACATTGCAGGGATCTAATCTAGAAGTGGACCCAATGGCAACGCTGGAGAAGCTGCAAAACCTTAGAGTCCTTCGCTTGAGGTTTGGGGCATATGCAGGGAAAGAGATGATCTGCTCTGCAGGTGGCTTCTTGCAGCTGCAATGGTTGCATCTCCAGGGTCTGAGGGCACTGGAAAATTGGAGGGTGGAGGAGGGGGCGATGCCTGGTCTCATCCACCTGTCTATTGTTGACTGTAATGCACTGAAGATGCTTCCACAAGGACTAAGATATGTCACTACCCTTAAAGAGCTGGAGCTGGTGTTTATGCCTGCCACATTTCGTGATAGAGTTCGGGAAAATGGTGGCGAGGATTGGGTTGCGATAAACCATGTTTCCTCCATCATCATAAAATGA